In Xiphophorus maculatus strain JP 163 A chromosome 2, X_maculatus-5.0-male, whole genome shotgun sequence, one genomic interval encodes:
- the LOC111610542 gene encoding uncharacterized protein LOC111610542 → MKFLELRDSISRFRFAQSCLGLTGCVCVCYSICTPHWLKDKRWWLISNNNSSNQERHGDDIPLYEAERVFGVISLLMALSTAALCLVFALCWTSKTVHSYSNTRSLLMAGQALFPTTLLFLTMASTGFFFLLSWSLFTYEHWQVNNEDFSSLGRSYWLGALGWILLLVVETVVFIAEQAVVPNIIPDLEKAVKSWQSAAQYEATKRALSEG, encoded by the exons ATGAAGTTTCTTGAGCTCAGAGACTCCATCAGCCGCTTCAGATTTGCTCAGTCATGTCTGGGACTCacaggttgtgtgtgtgtgtgctactCTATCTGCACACCACACTGGCTGAAAGACAAAAGATGGTGGTTAATCTCCAACAATAACAGCAGCAACCAGGAGAGGCATGGAGATGACATTCCTTTATATG AGGCAGAGAGAGTATTTGGAGTCATTTCTTTATTGATGGCTTTGAGCACTGCAGCGCTGTGTCTTGTGTttgccctctgctggacatcTAAGACAGTGCACTCCTACTCCAACACCCGCTCTCTCCTCATGGCCGGGCAGGCTCTCTTCCCCACCACTTTGCTGTTCCTCACCATGGCCTCCACAg GTTTCTTCTTCCTGCTTAGCTGGTCTTTATTCACCTATGAGCACTGGCAGGTTAACAATGAAGACTTCTCTAGCCTCGGCCGATCCTACTGGCTGGGGGCTTTGGGATGGATCCTTCTGTTGGTGGTGGAGACAGTGGTATTTATTGCAGAGCAAGCTGTTGTGCCTAACATTATACCAGACTTAGAGAAGGCTGTGAAGTCATGGCAGAGTGCTGCTCAATATGAAGCCACCAAAAGGGCTCTTAGTGAGGGTTGA